The Metabacillus schmidteae nucleotide sequence CCTGCGGTGAATGTGAGAACTGCCGAAAAGGAGAAGAACAATACTGTCTAAAAGGAAATATCCCTACATATGCGGGTGTTGACAAATACGGCGAGCCAACACAAGGAGGCTATTCTACACACATTGTCGTAACGGAAGATTTTGTAGTCAAAATACCTGATAATATTGAACTTGATGTTGCAGCACCATTGCTTTGTGCAGGTATTACTACATATTCACCATTAAATCATTGGGGAGCAGGTCCAGGTAAAAAAGTAGCTGTAGTTGGTTTGGGTGGTCTTGGTCATATGGCCGTCAAGATTTCACACGCCATGGGTGCTGAAGTTACCGTGCTGTCACAAACATTGAAGAAAAAAGAAGATGGCTTGCAATTCGGTGCAGAAAACTATTATGCGACTAGCGACCCGGATACATTCCAGAATCTTGCTGGTACATTCGATCTAATCATCAACACGGTAAGTGCGCAGATCGATATTAATGCTTACCTTTCACTATTAACACTGGATGGAACCCTAGTAAATGTTGGTGCTCCTGCAGAGCCATTGGCTGTTAATGTGTTCTCTCTTATTCCTCATCGCCGTTCGTTTGCAGGGTCAATGATTGGTGGTATCCGTGAGACTCAGGAAATGTTGGATTTCTGTGGAAAACATAATATTGTTCCTAATATAGAAGTGATATCAGCTGATCAAATTGACGAAGCATACGAACGTGTTTTAGCTTCAGATGTGAAGTATCGATTTGTTATTGATATTAGCACGATGTAAGATGCCTATAAGAAAATGATCTGTTCATTTATTAATGAACAGATCATTTTCAGTTGATAATTAAAAGAAACTCTTTAATGCCAGAATATATAAGTCCATTAAAAATTAATTAAATTCCTTATCTTTCATTTATATAAATTATGTAGTCTTCTTCGATTTATATAGTTCATTTCTTGTAGATCATTAGTTTGGAAGCGAGGTTTTGTCTAATGAGTTATTTTTTTATGATAAAAATGCAAAAATTAAAAGCCTCAGATATACGGGGCATTCAAATACACAATCAAGGGGAAAGAATGGAACAAACAATCTCCCATAATGGGTGTTTAAATTTAAACTATGATCTTGTTAATGAGGAAAAAATAGATTATTTGGAAGCTGTCGAAAAAAGACTAGACAACGTCGTTTTTTCCAAAAAGAAAATTCGAAAAGATGCAGTAAGACTATGTGAATTTCTTATCACTTCTGAAAAAGAGTTTTTTGATAGCATTTCAGATAAAGAAAAAAATAGGTTTTTTAAAAAGGGATTAGACTTTCTTCAAGACAAGTATGGAAAAGAAAATATCATCTATGCAAATGTTCATTACTATGAAAAAACTCCCCATATGCACGTAGGGTTTGTACCGATAACAGAAGATTTTAGACTTCATGCAAACTCTATATTTACAAGGTTACATTTGGCCATGCTTCAAGATGACATTCTTAATTATATGATGGAAGCCGGATTCGATTTAAAACGGTCAGATTCTAATAAACGGGAATATATATATGGTTTGTGATTTTTAAGCATCAGATTACCTTCCCAAAATCTGTCATATTTCTGCCTCCTTCAATATTTTGCAAACCCTTTCTAACTTTTTTTAATATCAACTAATTTTATACATAAATAGCAGGATTGTTATAGTTTTTAGTTGTTTCATTACTTCAATAATGTGAGGAGGATGTTTACACTATTGATATAGAAAGATTTGCATTTATTGATAAAAAGGGAGATGGTTCAGGTGACAACAAAATTAAAGACCATTACGAATGAACAAAAAGAACAGTTTGAAAAAGCAGGATATTTAATTGTAAAAGAAGTTTTTACGATAGAAGAAATTAAAGAGATTGATGAAAACTTTATGAGCATGAGTAATGAAGTAATTCCCGGATGTTTTGCTCCTGACCTAAGTCAGTCATTAAAAGAAGGCGAAGGTGACCCTCTAAAACGATATCCCAGAATGATGCATCCACACCGTGTAAATGATGTTGCGATGAAATATATGCTACATCCTAAGGTTATGAAAATACTAGCCGATTTGTTTGAAGAAGAGGCGTTAGCCGCTCAAAGTATGTTTTACTTTAAACCACCTGGGGCACGGGGGCAGGCTCTTCACCAAGATAACTTTTATTTAAAGGTAGAACCTGGCACTTGCATTGCTGCTTGGACAGCTGTTGACAGTGCAGATCAAGAAAATGGTACATTACTCGTTGTACCGAAAACAAATAACGATGAACTTTATTGTCCTGAAAAAGCGGACGCTAAGGAATCATTTACAACTCACTATGTAAAAGTGCCTAAAGGATTAAAAGCTGAGCCAGCCATTTTAGATCAAGGAGATGTATTATTTTTTAATGGAAATTTAATTCACGGATCCTATCGAAACAAAACAAAAGATCGATTCAGAAAATCGTTTATATGTCATTATGCCGGCGAGTCTACTACAAAGATAGGAAGTTTTTACAGTCCGTTATTTAAGGGAAATGGCAGCAAGGTAGAACCTGAAACAAATTTAGATTCAGGCCCGTGTGGAGAGGTTTTTGATGTAGAATATCCTCATTAATGAGTTACGATTGAATAGTAGAAATAAAGAAAAAGGAGATAAAAAAGTGAAAATTGATATCCAACAGTCCTGGTGGGCTATGAATGGACTAGGCAATGATAATAGAGAGTGGACGATGGAAGAAAAGTTTGAAAAAATAGCCGAAGCAGGCTTTACGGGTATCATGGGGGAGCTTCCGGAAGAACATGATATGGATAAATGGAGACGGTTACTTGATGAGTATCAGTTTAGCTTTGGAATACATTCTTTTCCATCCAAAAGAGAAGATCTTCAACAACTCCTAACAAAAGCGAAAGAATTTGGAGTACAATACGTAAGTTCTCAAGTTATGGATGATTTTATTATCGGAGAAGAAGCAGTTCAGTTATTAAAAAGTCTAGTTGACGAGGCAAAAAAAGTAAATATCCCCTATTTTGTGGAAACTCATCGAGGAAGAATTACTCAAGACTTGATTAGAACTGTGAACTATGTAAAAGAAATTTCGGATTTACGTTTAACCGTCGATTTATCACATTATGTTGTAGCTGGTGAAGGGTGTCACTCAAAAAAAGCAGAAGAATGTTTTGATATCCTTTTAAAAAGAACGTCCTCAATCCATGCACGTGTATCGAATGGACATCAAATTCAAATTGATATTGGGTCAGACGGTAACCATCCAATGACGGAAAGATTCGTAAAATGGTGGGAAAAAGGTATGTCATACTGGTTGCAGGAAGCAAATCAAGGGGATGTTCTTCCTCTTGTCTGTGAGCTTGGACCACCAGATTATTCAATCACAAAACATACATCTATCGATACGATTGAGATATCAGATCGCTGGGAACAAGCGATTGTGTTTAAACGGATTTTAGAAGAAGCATGGGGAAGAGTAGTTCAAAGTCACTCTTCAGTTACAAGATAAGATTCTTTTCTTTATAAAAATAGTCAATGTTTAGTAGTTGAAGCGCCTTCCTGGTACATGGGTAGGTGCTTATTTTTGTTTAAAATTGTTTTTTTAAACAAGGTTAAAGGTTATGGTAAAATTAGGATAGATAATGAAGGTCACTACCGAAGAATGTTTCCTAAAACTTTTTGGTAAGGGGAGGACTGACGAGACAATATGGATTTTAGCATGCTCCATTATATTCGTATTGGTTAAGGATATCCTTCTTAATTTAAAAGGTAACGAGGCAATCTTAGTGAACTCTTTGAGTAAACTATACATCTAATTTTCAAAGGAGATTTAAAATGAATACCAATCGAAAATTCTCAATCCTAATAGGAACAGTTTTATTAGGATTATTGACTGCTTGTGGAGACTCAAGTACGGAGTCAAATGCTAAACCTTCAGAAAACAATACATCCCAAAATGAAAACGTTGACTCAAATACTATAGATGTTCCAGAGGAAAATGAGGAAGCAGCACAATATCCTTCTGAAAGTACTAAAAACAACGAGCAAAATGAGCAAGAAAAGAATTCGAATTCAACATCTACAAGTTCAAATGATGTAGAGACATCTAAGTCCGGTAATAATAATAAAATGACTGAAAGTAAAAAAGGTGAATACCTAAAGAAATTAAATAAGATGGAAGAAGCAGACAGATACGCAGAAGTTAAAACAACTATGGTAGAAATGGAAGAACAAGAGGAGGAACGATATAAAAAATGGGATAAGGAATTGAATGAAATTTATGGTGTATTGAAAGAAAAGCTTGATGCTGAACAAATGGAAAAATTAAGAGAAGAGCAGAGAAATTGGATAAAAGAGAGAGATGAAGTTGCAAAAGCATCTTCACTAAAATATGAAGGCGGCTCGACAGAATCATTAGAATATGTGGCTACACAAGCAAGTCTAACAAGAGAAAGATGCTATGAGTTAGTTGCTAAATATATGAAGTGATTTTCTTCTCAAACATTTATGAAAAAATGAGCATTAAAATAAAACCACTCTTAGTGGTTTTTATTTTCGCATTGCTCCTGCCTCCCGAGAAGTCATTGCACCTTGTCCTTCGTTTACATCTTTTTGGATTTCTTGTTTTACCTTTTGTGCATCAGTTCCGGCAAATTCTGCTTTCATAGTAGAATTTATGTTGGCTGTAGCCTGTTGATCCTGTCGCATAGATGTCCTCCTTTAATCAATTAAACAATCTTATTATTGACAAAAAAACTTATCAAATTCCATAAGAGAAAAGAAACACAGGAATTCAATCCTTGATCAGTTAACGGATAAAATATAAAAAAAGCTCACTATATAGTGGGCTCTATTTATATGCGCAATATAAAAAGCAATTATTTTTCTAAAAGACATCCTTATAGTTAATTAAGTCTTGCCTGCAAAATTTTTCTCATGCAATGTCTTAATTATGTAAGTATTAATTTTGAGCTGAATGGAAATATCCACATTTCGCACAAGAAATTGAGCCAGAAACGTAATTAACTGAATAAGGGTTATTTTTATTACATTGAGGACAGAACTTGAAAACGGATTGTGTCTTTTTTGTAATGGTCTTAATCACGTTTACACCACCTTTCATTAAATTTATATTGTTGGAATAAGGAATAAATGACAAGTGGTTAAAATAAAAAATACTTTAGGAGAATTCAAATGTCAAGCGGTTAAAATTTCTATGTAAATACCAAGAAAAAGTTATATATTTTTAACTTATTTACTGAGAAAGATGCTTCTCGACTCTCGGACAACTTTCCTAAAAATGAGCACGAAGCTCTATTTACTATATATTAGAAAGTTTTAACATGAACCCTTTTATGGATGCATACTATTTATCAAGGTCTTTTTAGAAGGAGGTCTAAAATGAACAGTAATAAATCGGCATTTACGACTTTAAAAGCGTATAAACCCTTTCATGGCTTGTATGATCCTTGCAGACCAATTGGAATAAAGTACTATTCGACACCTCCACACCTATATATAGGATTTCAACAACCAAATATGCCACAATTTTCACCAGCTGAAGCCTTAAAAAAAGGAACTTTGTGGCCTGCCTTTTGGGATTATTATGAAAACCCATATGAAGGGAAAAAGAGGGATCAATCATGAAACAATTACCTCCACAATATTATGAAGATTTAAAGGAAATTCAAGCCATTGATTTTGTACTTGTTGAATTAACGCTTTATTTAGATACTCATCCGAGTGATCAGCAGGCGATGATACAATTTAATGAATATGCTCAATATTCAAAACAACTAAAACAGAATTTTGAAGCAAAATATGGACCTTTACAACAATTTGGAAATAGCTTTACAGATGCGAATTGGAGTTGGGGAACAACTCCATGGCCTTGGCAAATTTAGGTGAGAAAGGAGAGAGTATATGTGGTTTTATGAGAAGAAATTACAATATCCGGTTAAAGTAAGCACATGTAACCCGACTCTTGCCAAATATCTTATGGAACAATACGGAGGAGCAGATGGAGAACTGGCAGCTGCACTTCGATATTTAAACCAACGATATACAATTCCAGATAAAGTTGTGGGATTATTAAATGATATCGGCACTGAAGAATTTGCTCATCTCGAAATGATTGCAACAATGATTTATAAACTTACAAAAGATGCTACACCTGAGCAATTGAAAGAAGCTGGATTAACAGAACATTATGTGAACCATGACAGTGCGCTTTATTATAATAATGCTGCCGGTGTTCCTTTCACAGCAACCTATATCCAAGCAAAAGGAGACCCAATTGCCGATCTCTATGAAGATATTGCTGCAGAAGAAAAAGCAAGAGCTACATACCAATGGCTAATAGACATATCAGATGATCCAGATTTAAACGACAGTCTGAGATTTTTAAGAGAGCGTGAAATTATACATTCACAACGTTTTCGTGAAGCTGTAGAAATATTAAAAGAAGAGAGAGACAGGAAAAAGATTTTTTAATAAGTTGTAAAATGAAAGTACCGGTTCTTCATGTTGTTGATTAGTTTAAAACGGTTTAAAGGAAGATCGATGAGTCGGTCTTCTTTTTATTTGAAGATAATAGTTTCCTAGTTATATTAGAAACCTCTTTAATAACAATAGCACTTATAGTTACAAATATATGTTACTAATTGTAATGTTTCTAACTATTATTCAGAATTTCAGATAACAAAAGATGTATGCCATAAGTCATATTTCTTGTATAATACAAGAAAAAAACAAATACGAGGCATAAAATGAAATATAAATTCGCTTTTGTTAGTCCAAAAGTTTCCCTTGAAAAAAAACAATTACTTGAAAAGCATTTATTTAATGAAAATCTTCAGAGATGCAAGCTTTTTGCCAGCATTGTCATTTTGTTTGAAAGTATTTTGATTTTGATGAATTTGTCATCTATGTTTCAGAGTCAAGGGGAAATTGTAATAAATCCTTATTTAATGTTGTATTGCTTATTGTTAATAATGAGTTCTTTCATGCTTTTATACATACGTCTTTTTGAAAAAAGAACTTCTTATACAAAAGCTCAATATAAAAGGTTTAAGGTCGGACTATTAAGTTTTGTTAATTTCTTTTTAGTATGGGGATCTGTTGTTACACTGATTGATCAAAAAGAATATGGACATGTTATGGCATTTGCGGTTAACTTTATGTGTGTATCCATTCTTTTTCACGCTTCAAACCGGACAATCCTATTATTGTACATACTGCCTATTAGTGTGCTGCTTATTGGTTTACCTTTTTTTCAATCTTCAGACGCTATATTAACGGGACACTACATCAATCTTTCTGTCTTTTTATTTTTTTGTTGGTTGGCGTCAAGAATGTTATATATCAGCCAATCTACCAATTTTTTTAATAAGCTGCTCCTAACAGAGACGAACAGTAATCTAGCATTGAAAATCGAAGAAAATGAAAAGATTAATCAGCAGTTGGCAAAAGCAAATGAACAGCTCAAGGAAATGACGATTATTGATGAATTAACCAATATTCCAAATCGAAGAGGTTTTCAGCAATATATACAGGAATCATTGACTTACAGCAATGGAAAACGGAAACTTTCTATTATCATGATTGATATTGATGCGTTTAAATTATTCAATGATAATTATGGACATTTGGAAGGGGATAAGATAATTAAGTCAGTTGCACAAATGATACAAAATCATGTAATAGATTCCTCATTTAGCATTTCTGCCCGGTTTGGAGGGGAAGAGTTTGTAATTGCTGTATTTGACAGGAATGACTTAGAAATCGACAAACTTGCAGAAGACATAAGAATAGCTATTTATGCAGCTGAAATTCCGCATGAATATTCTCCTGTTACAAATCATGTGACAATAAGTGTTGGTATTGCAACTGATTATGTTAAGAATGAAAATGACATTCCACAGTTGCTGGAACATGCTGATCATGCTCTTTATCGATCAAAATCAAATGGAAAAAATCGTGTAGAGCGACTTGAAAAGAGTAGAGTACTAGGTTAGAAAAGAAACATCTTAACTAACAAGACAGGTTGATTTAATAACGTGTCTTGTTTTGTTTTAAATAGTCTAAGTTTTATAGAGCATTTCTCTCAAAAGAGGAAATGCTTTTTATTTTGTTCAAAATCATTTATCAATAAAAATAAAATAATATTTAATAAAAATTTATTGCTAATCAATAAATAATATGTTAATTTCAAAATGACAATAATTAATGAGTTGTTTATCTTTAAACAAGTGTCAGCTCTTTTAAAATGATAGCAGTTACTGCATTGGAAAATAAATTATATCTGCAGTCTAAAATTATACCCTGTTGGTAATTAGAGAGAACAACTATCCTCGAAAGGCGGAAATTTTAAATGAAAATCCCATTTTTAAATCATATACATTCACTGGAGTCCTTTCAGTATCCAGAAGAAAATATACCGCACCATATAGCAATAATCATGGACGGAAACGGACGTTGGGCCGAAAAGCGTGGCATGCCAAGAGCGGCTGGTCATAAAGAAGGAGTATCTACAGTCGTGAAAATTGTCAAGGCAGCAGTCAAATGTAAGGTAAAGGTTTTGACACTATATACGTTTTCCACGGAAAACTGGAAACGTCCAAAACCCGAAATAGACTTTATATTAAGACTTCCCAAGGAGTTCTTAACTATTTATCTACCAGAGCTTATATCTAATAATGTTAGAATTGAGGCAATTGGTAATATGGATATGCTTCCAGCATATACTCGTGAAGCCGTACAGTATGCCATCAACAGAACGCGGGAAAATAACGGTCTTCAGCTGAATATTGCGCTTAATTACGGAAGCAGACACGAGATTTTAAATGCCATGAAACAGATGTTCTTGGATATAAACAATGCGAAATTGTCACTGGAAGATCTAGATGACCAGGTATTTTCAGGATACCTTAATACAGCTGGGCTAAAAGATCCTGATCTACTTATACGTACCGGAGGAGAAAAACGATTGAGCAATTTCCTGCTTTGGCAGCTTGCATATACGGAGTTCTGGTTTACTGATGTGCTTTGGCCAGATTTCTCTGAGAAAGAATTTATTCAGGCATTGGAAGAATACCAGACACGAAAAAGAAGGTATGGCGGGATATAATGTAGTAAATTGAACAAGAAGGGAAAAAACTGCAATTAAGAGTCCGATTGTTGGCAGACATTTCGGCTCTTTTTTATTAGGAACGATCTGTTTATATAATAGTGATTTCAAAAAAAATCTAATGTGAAAAAAATTTCGACAAGGACTTAGACTGATTTTTAGTTACTAAAACTATATTATTTTTCCAATATTTTCTCAATTTCATTGGCGTTTTTGGAAAAAAAGTTTAATGTTTTGTTAACGGTATCATATTTATAATTTAAAAATATTCTTATGGGAGTGGATTAATTATGAAGTTACTATACAATCAGCCTGCTCAATCATGGAATGAAGCGCTTTCGATCGGAAATGGCCGTCTCGGTGCAATGATTTTTGGAGGGGTTGATAAAGAACATTTGCAATTCAATGAGGATACCTTATGGTCAGGAACACCAGGAAACGGTAATAATCCGAATGCAAAGGAACTGCTGCCTAAGGTCCGTCAGCTGATCTTCGAAGGGAAGTATGAAGAGGCAGATCTATGTCAAAGAAGATGTTGGGTCCATACACCCAATCATATATGCCATTAGGTGATCTGCATATCCAATTTTATCATGGACAAGCGGTTCATTCATTTGAGCGAAATCTCAATTTAAAGACAGCTACTAGTCATGTTGAATATAAGATTGGTGAAGTAAAGTATACCCGTGAAATGTTCTCATCTTATCCAGACCAAATCATCGTTATCCGTCTACATACAAGCAAACCGGGTTACTTACATTTTACAGCAAGTTTAGGGAGCTCTTTAATGTTTCAAACTACTTCTAATCAAGATCAACTTATTCTTAGAGGCATCTGTCCGGAACATGTAGATCCTTCTTACTATAATACAAATAAACCGATCATTTATGGGGACCCTGTGACAACAGAAGCTATAACATTTGAAGGACGCTTAGGTGTGAAAACAGAGGATGGCTCAGTTAAGGTTGATCATAATGGTATACATATAATGGGAGCTACTACTGTGACACTTTATTTAGTGATAGAACCATCCTTTGAAGTGTTTGAAGATGGGAAGAACATATCTGTTAAAAAAATGGCTAATAATAGGGTATCATTCGAAACAATGGCTGGGAAAAATTATTTGGTTAAAAGAATCTAAATAGGATGTATGCTAGTCATAGTAGAGAAGTGACGGATACCAGGTTGTAAAACTCTTATTATTAGGTAAATTATTTTCATATATACGAAAGTTACCAATACTAAATTGAGAAGAGGGATAAATATGGAGATAAGCGTAAAGGCAGCTTACGATCAACTTGCAAGCGATTATGAACATAATGTCGATACTAAAAATCCATGGAATTCTCATTATGAAAGACCTGCAATGGTAAAGCTATTTCCTTCAGATTTGACTACTATTAAAGTATTGGATGCAGGTTGTGCAGCAGGTTGGTATACAGAAAAGTTACTGGAACTTGGTGCTGAAGTCACTGCAACTGACATAAGTGAAGAAATGGTAGCAGCTACACAAAGGCGTGTTGGAAACAAAGTGGAAGTTCTTAATATTAACCTGGAAAAAGAATTGCCTTTTCAAAATGAATCATTTGAATTTATAATCAGTTCACTTGTCATTCATTATATAAAAGATTGGGATAGAACTTTTAGTGAGTTTCAAAGGATTTTGAAGCCGGGAGGTATATTTTTATTTTCAATCCATCATCCACTTATGGATATAAAATTCTCCAAAAATAATGAATATTTTTCGAAAGAGTTAATTGTGGACCAATGGGAAAGACAGGGAAAGATCATTGACGTCCCTTTCTATCGAAGACCCTTGAATGAAATAATAAATAAAACTCTTGAGTTTTTTGCCATCGAAAGGATAGTTGAACCTCAACCTACAATCGAATTTAAAACATTAAATCCAGAAGGTTATCAAAGGCTAATGAGCCAACCTAATTTTTTGATTATTAAGGCAATGAAAAAACATTAAACAAACGTTGAGTGAAATAAAAATATTACATTGGGGAATTCTAAATTTAGAATAATTTAGGAGGACTTAACATGTATAATCGAATAGAAAATATTAGAGATCAATTACCAGAAGAACATAAGGATATTGCTGTTTTAACAAGACATAT carries:
- a CDS encoding NAD(P)-dependent alcohol dehydrogenase — its product is MITAKARAVDGPDKPFRAAEIKRRDLDLHDVLIEIKFAGICHSDIHTAHGEWGEVNYPLVPGHEIAGIVTDVGAEVTKYKVGDRVGVGCMVDSCGECENCRKGEEQYCLKGNIPTYAGVDKYGEPTQGGYSTHIVVTEDFVVKIPDNIELDVAAPLLCAGITTYSPLNHWGAGPGKKVAVVGLGGLGHMAVKISHAMGAEVTVLSQTLKKKEDGLQFGAENYYATSDPDTFQNLAGTFDLIINTVSAQIDINAYLSLLTLDGTLVNVGAPAEPLAVNVFSLIPHRRSFAGSMIGGIRETQEMLDFCGKHNIVPNIEVISADQIDEAYERVLASDVKYRFVIDISTM
- the mobV gene encoding MobV family relaxase, with the protein product MSYFFMIKMQKLKASDIRGIQIHNQGERMEQTISHNGCLNLNYDLVNEEKIDYLEAVEKRLDNVVFSKKKIRKDAVRLCEFLITSEKEFFDSISDKEKNRFFKKGLDFLQDKYGKENIIYANVHYYEKTPHMHVGFVPITEDFRLHANSIFTRLHLAMLQDDILNYMMEAGFDLKRSDSNKREYIYGL
- a CDS encoding phytanoyl-CoA dioxygenase family protein, which encodes MTTKLKTITNEQKEQFEKAGYLIVKEVFTIEEIKEIDENFMSMSNEVIPGCFAPDLSQSLKEGEGDPLKRYPRMMHPHRVNDVAMKYMLHPKVMKILADLFEEEALAAQSMFYFKPPGARGQALHQDNFYLKVEPGTCIAAWTAVDSADQENGTLLVVPKTNNDELYCPEKADAKESFTTHYVKVPKGLKAEPAILDQGDVLFFNGNLIHGSYRNKTKDRFRKSFICHYAGESTTKIGSFYSPLFKGNGSKVEPETNLDSGPCGEVFDVEYPH
- a CDS encoding sugar phosphate isomerase/epimerase family protein, giving the protein MKIDIQQSWWAMNGLGNDNREWTMEEKFEKIAEAGFTGIMGELPEEHDMDKWRRLLDEYQFSFGIHSFPSKREDLQQLLTKAKEFGVQYVSSQVMDDFIIGEEAVQLLKSLVDEAKKVNIPYFVETHRGRITQDLIRTVNYVKEISDLRLTVDLSHYVVAGEGCHSKKAEECFDILLKRTSSIHARVSNGHQIQIDIGSDGNHPMTERFVKWWEKGMSYWLQEANQGDVLPLVCELGPPDYSITKHTSIDTIEISDRWEQAIVFKRILEEAWGRVVQSHSSVTR
- a CDS encoding lysozyme inhibitor LprI family protein, whose amino-acid sequence is MNTNRKFSILIGTVLLGLLTACGDSSTESNAKPSENNTSQNENVDSNTIDVPEENEEAAQYPSESTKNNEQNEQEKNSNSTSTSSNDVETSKSGNNNKMTESKKGEYLKKLNKMEEADRYAEVKTTMVEMEEQEEERYKKWDKELNEIYGVLKEKLDAEQMEKLREEQRNWIKERDEVAKASSLKYEGGSTESLEYVATQASLTRERCYELVAKYMK
- a CDS encoding spore coat associated protein CotJA → MNSNKSAFTTLKAYKPFHGLYDPCRPIGIKYYSTPPHLYIGFQQPNMPQFSPAEALKKGTLWPAFWDYYENPYEGKKRDQS
- a CDS encoding spore coat protein CotJB, giving the protein MKQLPPQYYEDLKEIQAIDFVLVELTLYLDTHPSDQQAMIQFNEYAQYSKQLKQNFEAKYGPLQQFGNSFTDANWSWGTTPWPWQI
- the cotJC gene encoding spore coat protein CotJC, whose protein sequence is MWFYEKKLQYPVKVSTCNPTLAKYLMEQYGGADGELAAALRYLNQRYTIPDKVVGLLNDIGTEEFAHLEMIATMIYKLTKDATPEQLKEAGLTEHYVNHDSALYYNNAAGVPFTATYIQAKGDPIADLYEDIAAEEKARATYQWLIDISDDPDLNDSLRFLREREIIHSQRFREAVEILKEERDRKKIF
- a CDS encoding GGDEF domain-containing protein translates to MKYKFAFVSPKVSLEKKQLLEKHLFNENLQRCKLFASIVILFESILILMNLSSMFQSQGEIVINPYLMLYCLLLIMSSFMLLYIRLFEKRTSYTKAQYKRFKVGLLSFVNFFLVWGSVVTLIDQKEYGHVMAFAVNFMCVSILFHASNRTILLLYILPISVLLIGLPFFQSSDAILTGHYINLSVFLFFCWLASRMLYISQSTNFFNKLLLTETNSNLALKIEENEKINQQLAKANEQLKEMTIIDELTNIPNRRGFQQYIQESLTYSNGKRKLSIIMIDIDAFKLFNDNYGHLEGDKIIKSVAQMIQNHVIDSSFSISARFGGEEFVIAVFDRNDLEIDKLAEDIRIAIYAAEIPHEYSPVTNHVTISVGIATDYVKNENDIPQLLEHADHALYRSKSNGKNRVERLEKSRVLG
- a CDS encoding isoprenyl transferase, with translation MKIPFLNHIHSLESFQYPEENIPHHIAIIMDGNGRWAEKRGMPRAAGHKEGVSTVVKIVKAAVKCKVKVLTLYTFSTENWKRPKPEIDFILRLPKEFLTIYLPELISNNVRIEAIGNMDMLPAYTREAVQYAINRTRENNGLQLNIALNYGSRHEILNAMKQMFLDINNAKLSLEDLDDQVFSGYLNTAGLKDPDLLIRTGGEKRLSNFLLWQLAYTEFWFTDVLWPDFSEKEFIQALEEYQTRKRRYGGI
- a CDS encoding class I SAM-dependent methyltransferase, with amino-acid sequence MEISVKAAYDQLASDYEHNVDTKNPWNSHYERPAMVKLFPSDLTTIKVLDAGCAAGWYTEKLLELGAEVTATDISEEMVAATQRRVGNKVEVLNINLEKELPFQNESFEFIISSLVIHYIKDWDRTFSEFQRILKPGGIFLFSIHHPLMDIKFSKNNEYFSKELIVDQWERQGKIIDVPFYRRPLNEIINKTLEFFAIERIVEPQPTIEFKTLNPEGYQRLMSQPNFLIIKAMKKH